A portion of the Meriones unguiculatus strain TT.TT164.6M chromosome 14, Bangor_MerUng_6.1, whole genome shotgun sequence genome contains these proteins:
- the Kif7 gene encoding kinesin-like protein KIF7 isoform X3 has protein sequence MGLEAQRLPEAEEAPVRVALRVRPLLPKELLHGHQSCLQAEPEHGRITLGRDRRFGFHVVLGEDTGQEAVYQACVQPLLEAFFEGFNATVFAYGQTGSGKTYTMGEASVASLHEDEQGIIPRAMAEAFKLIDENDLLDCLVHVSYLEVYKEEFRDLLEVGTASRDIQLREDERGNVVLCGVKEVDVEGLDEVLSLLEMGNAARHTGATHFNRLSSRSHTVFTVTLEQRGRAPSRLPRPAAGHLLVSKFHFVDLAGSERVLKTGSTGERLKESIQINSTLLALGNVISALGDPQRRGSHIPYRDSKITRILKDSLGGNAKTVMIACVSPSSSDFDETLNTLNYASRAQNIRNRATVNWKPEAERAPDEQGAGARGPPRHRSETRIIHRGRRPPCPAVGSAAAAAGLGAECARCRARTSAAYSLLRELQAEPGLPGAAVRKVRDWLCAVEGERSALSSASGPDSGIESAPAEDQAAQGTSGRKGDEGAQQLSLLQSQVARLEEENRDFLAALEDAMEQYKLQSDRLREQQEEMVELRLRLELARPGWGAPALWQGLPPGSFVPRPHTAPLGGAHPHGMGVVPPACLPGEEVGSEQVANGREVKAEVSAQVDKLGSGSSTTSEEEGEEEDDEEEEPPRRTLYLRRNGISNWSQRAGVRPGSPTDRKGPEVCLEEPAAAIPAPQVGGGKVPVQTRQNPAAMASEWRLAQAQQKIRELAINIRMKEELIGELVRTGKAAQALNRQHSQRIRELEQEAERVRAELCEGQRQLRELEGREPQDANERSRLQEFRKRVAAAQSQVQVLKEKKQATERLVSLSAQSETRLQELERNVRLMRRQQGQLQRRLREETEQKRRLETEMNKRQHRVKELELKHEQQQKILKIKTEEIAAFQRKRRSGSNGSVVSLEQQQKIEEQKKWLDQEMEKVLQQRRALEELGEELHKREVILAKKEALMQEKTGLESKRLRSSQVSPHHKIPGKALNEDIVRVSSRLEHLEKELSEKSGQLRQGSAQNQQQIRGEIDTLRQEKDSLLKQRLEIDSKLRQGSLLSPEEERTLFQLDEAIEALDAAIEYKNEAITCRQRVLRASASLLSQCEMNLMAKLSYLSSSETRALLCKYFDKVVTLREEQHQQQIAFSELEMQLEEQQRLVYWLEVALERQRLEMDRQLTLQQKEHEQNVQLLLQQGRDHLGEGLADSKRQYEARIQALEKELGRHMWINQELKQKLSGGNTVGQSRGGERRSLCLENRQGLGNEDGLHPAASEPLWQSSLLEGAPRAWDEARDLVHAPLPLTWKRSSLCSEQGSSEELRARETTEPPVGRVLPVGEAGLSWNFGPLPKPRWEPRRTSPGMIDVRKNPL, from the exons ATGGGGCTGGAGGCCCAAAGGCTGCCTGAGGCTGAGGAAGCTCCGGTGAGGGTGGCCCTCCGAGTCCGCCCATTACTGCCCAAGGAGCTGCTGCACGGCCATCAGAGCTGCCTGCAGGCGGAGCCCGAGCATGGCCGAATCACCCTGGGGCGGGACCGCCGCTTTGGATTCCATGTGGTTCTGGGAGAGGACACTGGACAAGAGGCTGTGTACCAGGCTTGCGTCCAGCCCCTTCTCGAGGCCTTCTTTGAGGGCTTCAATGCCACCGTCTTTGCCTATGGTCAGACAGGCTCGGGGAAGACGTATACCATGGGGGAGGCCAGTGTGG CCTCCCTGCATGAAGATGAACAGGGCATCATCCCAAGGGCCATGGCCGAGGCCTTCAAGCTCATTGATGAGAATGACCTGCTGGACTGTCTGGTGCATGTGTCCTACCTGGAGGTGTACAAGGAAGAGTTCCGAGATCTGCTAGAAGTGGGCACTGCCAGCCGGGACATCCAGCTTCGGGAAGACGAGCGGGGAAATGTCG TGCTGTGTGGGGTGAAAGAAGTGGACGTGGAAGGCCTGGATGAGGTGCTGAGCCTCCTGGAGATGGGCAACGCTGCGCGGCACACAGGCGCCACACACTTCAACCGCCTCTCCAGCCGCTCACACACGGTCTTCACAGTGACTCTGGAGCAGCGAGGGCGGGCTCCTAGCCGCCTACCTCGACCTGCCGCGGGACACCTGCTGGTCTCCAAATTCCACTTCGTGGACCTTGCAGGCTCCGAGAGGGTTCTCAAGACCGGCAGCACCGGCGAAAGGCTCAAAGAGAGCATCCAGATTAACAGCACCCTGCTGGCGCTGGGCAATGTCATCAGCGCTCTGGGGGATCCCCAGCGCCGCGGCAGCCACATCCCCTACCGCGACTCCAAGATTACCCG GATCCTCAAAGACTCCCTGGGAGGGAATGCCAAGACGGTGATGATCGCCTGCGTCAGCCCCTCCTCCTCCGACTTCGACGAGACCCTCAACACCCTCAACTACGCCAGCCGTGCCCAGAACATCCGCAATCGCGCCACAGTCAACTGGAAGCCGGAGGCCGAGCGCGCCCCCGACGAACAAGGGGCAGGCGCGCGCGGGCCGCCGCGACACCGCTCGGAGACGCGCATCATCCACCGCGGCCGGCGCCCTCCCTGCCCCGCCGTGGGCTCGGCCGCAGCCGCGGCGGGCCTGGGCGCCGAGTGCGCGCGCTGCCGGGCTCGCACCAGCGCCGCCTACAGCCTCCTGCGAGAGTTGCAGGCCGAGCCAGGGCTGCCGGGCGCTGCTGTCCGCAAGGTGCGGGACTGGCTGTGCGCGGTGGAGGGCGAGCGCAGCGCGCTGAGCTCCGCCTCCGGGCCCGACAGCGGCATTGAGAGCGCCCCAGCGGAGGACCAGGCGGCACAAGGGACCAGCGGGAGAAAG GGAGATGAAGGGGCCCAGCAGCTGTCGCTCCTGCAGAGCCAGGTGGCCCGGCTAGAGGAGGAGAATCGCGACTTTCTGGCGGCGTTGGAGGACGCCATGGAGCAGTACAAGCTACAG AGTGACCGCCTGCGGGAGCAGCAGGAGGAGATGGTGGAGCTTCGGCTGCGGCTAGAGCTGGCGCGTCCTGGCTGGGGAGCACCGGCACTATGGCAGGGCTTGCCTCCCGGCTCCTTTGTGCCTCGGCCTCACACAGCCCCCCTGGGAGGTGCACATCCTCATGGGATGGGCGTGGTGCCCCCTGCTTGTCTTCCTGGAGAAGAAGTTGGTTCTGAGCAG GTGGCAAatggcagggaagtcaaggcGGAGGTGTCGGCCCAGGTGGACAAGCTGGGAAGTGGCTCTTCCACTACATccgaagaggaaggggaggaggaggacgacgaAGAAGAGGAGCCACCCAGGCGGACCTTGTACCTGCGCAG AAATGGGATCAGCAACTGGAGCCAGAGAGCAGGCGTGCGTCCAGGGAGCCCAACTGACAGGAAGGGCCCAGAGGTCTGCCTAGAAGAGCCAGCTGCTGCCATCCCAGCACCCCAAG TTGGTGGTGGCAAGGTCCCAGTTCAGACCCGCCAGAACCCAGCTGCCATGGCCTCTGAGTGGCGACTGGCCCAGGCTCAGCAGAAGATCCGTGAACTGGCCATCAACATCCGAATGAAGGAGGAGCTCATTGGTGAGCTGGTCCGCACAG GGAAGGCCGCCCAAGCCCTAAACCGCCAGCATAGCCAACGCATCAGGGAGCTGGAGCAAGAGGCGGAGCGTGTGCGGGCGGAGCTGTGTGAAGGGCAGAGACAGCTCCGGGAGCTGGAGGGCAGGGAGCCCCAGGATGCCAACGAGAGGTCCAGGCTTCAGGAATTCCGCAAGAGAGTGGCTGCAGCCCAGAGCCAGGTGCAG GTGCTGAAGGAgaagaagcaggcaacagagcggCTGGTGTCACTGTCGGCTCAAAGTGAGACTCGGctgcaggagctggagaggaATGTGCGGCTCATGCGACGACAGCAGGGGCAGCTGCAGAGGCGGCTCCGGGAGGAGACAGAGCAGAAGCGGCGCCTAGAGACAGAGATGAACAAGCGGCAGCATCGTGTCAAG GAGCTGGAGCTGAAGCATGAGCAACAGCAAAAGATCCTGAAAATCAAGACTGAGGAGATTGCAGCCTTCCAGAGGAAGAGGCGCAGCGGCAGCAATGGCTCCGTGGTCAGCCTGGAGCAGCAGCAG AAGATTGAGGAGCAGAAGAAGTGGCTGGACCAGGAGATGGAAAAGGTGCTGCAGCAGCGGCGGGCGCTGGAGGAGctgggagaggagctccacaagcggGAAGTCATCCTGGCCAAGAAGGAGGCCCTGATGCAGGAGAAGACGGGGCTAGAGAGCAAGCGCCTGAGGTCCAGCCAGGTGAGCCCCCACCACAAGATTCCTGGCAAG GCCCTAAATGAGGACATCGTGCGCGTGTCCAGCCGTCTAGAACACCTGGAGAAGGAGCTGTCTGAGAAGAGTGGGCAGCTTCGGCAAGGCAGTGCCCAGAACCAGCAGCAGATCCGAGGGGAGATAGACACCCTGCGCCAGGAGAAGGACTCCCTGCTGAAGCAGCGCCTGGAGATTGATAGCAAGCTGAGGCAGGGAAGCCTGCTGTCCCCTGAG GAGGAGAGGACCCTTTTCCAGCTAGATGAAGCCATCGAGGCCCTGGATGCTGCCATTGAGTACAAGAACGAGGCTATCACATGTCGCCAGCGGGTGCTGCGGGCTTCGGCCTCCCTGCTGTCACAGTGTGAGATGAATCTCATGGCCAAACTCAGCTACCTCTCCTCCTCAGAGACCAGAGCCCTGCTGTGCAAGTATTTTGACAAG GTGGTAACACTCCGAGAGGAACAACACCAGCAACAGATCGCGTTCTCGGAACTGGAGATGCAGCTGGAGGAGCAGCAGCGGCTGGTGTATTGGCTGGAGGTAGCACTGGAGCGGCAGCGCCTGGAGATGGACCGCCAACTAACCCTGCAGCAGAAGGAGCACGAGCAGAACGTGCAGCTACTCCTTCAGCAGGGTCGAG ACCACCTTGGTGAGGGGTTAGCAGACAGCAAGAGGCAATATGAGGCTCGGATTCAAGCTCTGGAGAAGGAACTGGGCCGACACATGTGGATAAACCAGGAGCTGAAACAGAAGCTCAGTGGAGGAAACACTGTGGGCCAGAGCCGGG GTGGTGAGAGGAGAAGCCTCTGCTTGGAAAACCGACAAGGCCTTGGAAATGAAGAtgggctccacccagcagcttcTGAACCTCTCTGGCAGTCCTCCCTTCTGGAGGGAGCACCCCGGGCCTGGGATGAGGCCCGGGACTTGGTCCATGCCCCACTACCCCTAACATGGAAACGTTCAAGCCTGTGCAGTGAGCAGGGCTCCTCTGAGGAGCTGAGGGCCCGGGAAACAACTGAACCCCCAGTAGGGCGGGTGTTACCAGTGGGTGAAGCTGGCCTCTCCTGGAACTTTGGACCTTTGCCTAAGCCCAGGTGGGAACCCCGAAGAACCAGCCCAGGGATGATTGATGTCAGGAAAAACCCTTTGTAG
- the Kif7 gene encoding kinesin-like protein KIF7 isoform X4 has protein sequence MGLEAQRLPEAEEAPVRVALRVRPLLPKELLHGHQSCLQAEPEHGRITLGRDRRFGFHVVLGEDTGQEAVYQACVQPLLEAFFEGFNATVFAYGQTGSGKTYTMGEASVASLHEDEQGIIPRAMAEAFKLIDENDLLDCLVHVSYLEVYKEEFRDLLEVGTASRDIQLREDERGNVVLCGVKEVDVEGLDEVLSLLEMGNAARHTGATHFNRLSSRSHTVFTVTLEQRGRAPSRLPRPAAGHLLVSKFHFVDLAGSERVLKTGSTGERLKESIQINSTLLALGNVISALGDPQRRGSHIPYRDSKITRILKDSLGGNAKTVMIACVSPSSSDFDETLNTLNYASRAQNIRNRATVNWKPEAERAPDEQGAGARGPPRHRSETRIIHRGRRPPCPAVGSAAAAAGLGAECARCRARTSAAYSLLRELQAEPGLPGAAVRKVRDWLCAVEGERSALSSASGPDSGIESAPAEDQAAQGTSGRKGDEGAQQLSLLQSQVARLEEENRDFLAALEDAMEQYKLQSDRLREQQEEMVELRLRLELARPGWGAPALWQGLPPGSFVPRPHTAPLGGAHPHGMGVVPPACLPGEEVGSEQVANGREVKAEVSAQVDKLGSGSSTTSEEEGEEEDDEEEEPPRRTLYLRRNGISNWSQRAGVRPGSPTDRKGPEVCLEEPAAAIPAPQVGGGKVPVQTRQNPAAMASEWRLAQAQQKIRELAINIRMKEELIGELVRTGKAAQALNRQHSQRIRELEQEAERVRAELCEGQRQLRELEGREPQDANERSRLQEFRKRVAAAQSQVQVLKEKKQATERLVSLSAQSETRLQELERNVRLMRRQQGQLQRRLREETEQKRRLETEMNKRQHRVKELELKHEQQQKILKIKTEEIAAFQRKRRSGSNGSVVSLEQQQKIEEQKKWLDQEMEKVLQQRRALEELGEELHKREVILAKKEALMQEKTGLESKRLRSSQALNEDIVRVSSRLEHLEKELSEKSGQLRQGSAQNQQQIRGEIDTLRQEKDSLLKQRLEIDSKLRQGSLLSPEEERTLFQLDEAIEALDAAIEYKNEAITCRQRVLRASASLLSQCEMNLMAKLSYLSSSETRALLCKYFDKVVTLREEQHQQQIAFSELEMQLEEQQRLVYWLEVALERQRLEMDRQLTLQQKEHEQNVQLLLQQGRDHLGEGLADSKRQYEARIQALEKELGRHMWINQELKQKLSGGNTVGQSRGGERRSLCLENRQGLGNEDGLHPAASEPLWQSSLLEGAPRAWDEARDLVHAPLPLTWKRSSLCSEQGSSEELRARETTEPPVGRVLPVGEAGLSWNFGPLPKPRWEPRRTSPGMIDVRKNPL, from the exons ATGGGGCTGGAGGCCCAAAGGCTGCCTGAGGCTGAGGAAGCTCCGGTGAGGGTGGCCCTCCGAGTCCGCCCATTACTGCCCAAGGAGCTGCTGCACGGCCATCAGAGCTGCCTGCAGGCGGAGCCCGAGCATGGCCGAATCACCCTGGGGCGGGACCGCCGCTTTGGATTCCATGTGGTTCTGGGAGAGGACACTGGACAAGAGGCTGTGTACCAGGCTTGCGTCCAGCCCCTTCTCGAGGCCTTCTTTGAGGGCTTCAATGCCACCGTCTTTGCCTATGGTCAGACAGGCTCGGGGAAGACGTATACCATGGGGGAGGCCAGTGTGG CCTCCCTGCATGAAGATGAACAGGGCATCATCCCAAGGGCCATGGCCGAGGCCTTCAAGCTCATTGATGAGAATGACCTGCTGGACTGTCTGGTGCATGTGTCCTACCTGGAGGTGTACAAGGAAGAGTTCCGAGATCTGCTAGAAGTGGGCACTGCCAGCCGGGACATCCAGCTTCGGGAAGACGAGCGGGGAAATGTCG TGCTGTGTGGGGTGAAAGAAGTGGACGTGGAAGGCCTGGATGAGGTGCTGAGCCTCCTGGAGATGGGCAACGCTGCGCGGCACACAGGCGCCACACACTTCAACCGCCTCTCCAGCCGCTCACACACGGTCTTCACAGTGACTCTGGAGCAGCGAGGGCGGGCTCCTAGCCGCCTACCTCGACCTGCCGCGGGACACCTGCTGGTCTCCAAATTCCACTTCGTGGACCTTGCAGGCTCCGAGAGGGTTCTCAAGACCGGCAGCACCGGCGAAAGGCTCAAAGAGAGCATCCAGATTAACAGCACCCTGCTGGCGCTGGGCAATGTCATCAGCGCTCTGGGGGATCCCCAGCGCCGCGGCAGCCACATCCCCTACCGCGACTCCAAGATTACCCG GATCCTCAAAGACTCCCTGGGAGGGAATGCCAAGACGGTGATGATCGCCTGCGTCAGCCCCTCCTCCTCCGACTTCGACGAGACCCTCAACACCCTCAACTACGCCAGCCGTGCCCAGAACATCCGCAATCGCGCCACAGTCAACTGGAAGCCGGAGGCCGAGCGCGCCCCCGACGAACAAGGGGCAGGCGCGCGCGGGCCGCCGCGACACCGCTCGGAGACGCGCATCATCCACCGCGGCCGGCGCCCTCCCTGCCCCGCCGTGGGCTCGGCCGCAGCCGCGGCGGGCCTGGGCGCCGAGTGCGCGCGCTGCCGGGCTCGCACCAGCGCCGCCTACAGCCTCCTGCGAGAGTTGCAGGCCGAGCCAGGGCTGCCGGGCGCTGCTGTCCGCAAGGTGCGGGACTGGCTGTGCGCGGTGGAGGGCGAGCGCAGCGCGCTGAGCTCCGCCTCCGGGCCCGACAGCGGCATTGAGAGCGCCCCAGCGGAGGACCAGGCGGCACAAGGGACCAGCGGGAGAAAG GGAGATGAAGGGGCCCAGCAGCTGTCGCTCCTGCAGAGCCAGGTGGCCCGGCTAGAGGAGGAGAATCGCGACTTTCTGGCGGCGTTGGAGGACGCCATGGAGCAGTACAAGCTACAG AGTGACCGCCTGCGGGAGCAGCAGGAGGAGATGGTGGAGCTTCGGCTGCGGCTAGAGCTGGCGCGTCCTGGCTGGGGAGCACCGGCACTATGGCAGGGCTTGCCTCCCGGCTCCTTTGTGCCTCGGCCTCACACAGCCCCCCTGGGAGGTGCACATCCTCATGGGATGGGCGTGGTGCCCCCTGCTTGTCTTCCTGGAGAAGAAGTTGGTTCTGAGCAG GTGGCAAatggcagggaagtcaaggcGGAGGTGTCGGCCCAGGTGGACAAGCTGGGAAGTGGCTCTTCCACTACATccgaagaggaaggggaggaggaggacgacgaAGAAGAGGAGCCACCCAGGCGGACCTTGTACCTGCGCAG AAATGGGATCAGCAACTGGAGCCAGAGAGCAGGCGTGCGTCCAGGGAGCCCAACTGACAGGAAGGGCCCAGAGGTCTGCCTAGAAGAGCCAGCTGCTGCCATCCCAGCACCCCAAG TTGGTGGTGGCAAGGTCCCAGTTCAGACCCGCCAGAACCCAGCTGCCATGGCCTCTGAGTGGCGACTGGCCCAGGCTCAGCAGAAGATCCGTGAACTGGCCATCAACATCCGAATGAAGGAGGAGCTCATTGGTGAGCTGGTCCGCACAG GGAAGGCCGCCCAAGCCCTAAACCGCCAGCATAGCCAACGCATCAGGGAGCTGGAGCAAGAGGCGGAGCGTGTGCGGGCGGAGCTGTGTGAAGGGCAGAGACAGCTCCGGGAGCTGGAGGGCAGGGAGCCCCAGGATGCCAACGAGAGGTCCAGGCTTCAGGAATTCCGCAAGAGAGTGGCTGCAGCCCAGAGCCAGGTGCAG GTGCTGAAGGAgaagaagcaggcaacagagcggCTGGTGTCACTGTCGGCTCAAAGTGAGACTCGGctgcaggagctggagaggaATGTGCGGCTCATGCGACGACAGCAGGGGCAGCTGCAGAGGCGGCTCCGGGAGGAGACAGAGCAGAAGCGGCGCCTAGAGACAGAGATGAACAAGCGGCAGCATCGTGTCAAG GAGCTGGAGCTGAAGCATGAGCAACAGCAAAAGATCCTGAAAATCAAGACTGAGGAGATTGCAGCCTTCCAGAGGAAGAGGCGCAGCGGCAGCAATGGCTCCGTGGTCAGCCTGGAGCAGCAGCAG AAGATTGAGGAGCAGAAGAAGTGGCTGGACCAGGAGATGGAAAAGGTGCTGCAGCAGCGGCGGGCGCTGGAGGAGctgggagaggagctccacaagcggGAAGTCATCCTGGCCAAGAAGGAGGCCCTGATGCAGGAGAAGACGGGGCTAGAGAGCAAGCGCCTGAGGTCCAGCCAG GCCCTAAATGAGGACATCGTGCGCGTGTCCAGCCGTCTAGAACACCTGGAGAAGGAGCTGTCTGAGAAGAGTGGGCAGCTTCGGCAAGGCAGTGCCCAGAACCAGCAGCAGATCCGAGGGGAGATAGACACCCTGCGCCAGGAGAAGGACTCCCTGCTGAAGCAGCGCCTGGAGATTGATAGCAAGCTGAGGCAGGGAAGCCTGCTGTCCCCTGAG GAGGAGAGGACCCTTTTCCAGCTAGATGAAGCCATCGAGGCCCTGGATGCTGCCATTGAGTACAAGAACGAGGCTATCACATGTCGCCAGCGGGTGCTGCGGGCTTCGGCCTCCCTGCTGTCACAGTGTGAGATGAATCTCATGGCCAAACTCAGCTACCTCTCCTCCTCAGAGACCAGAGCCCTGCTGTGCAAGTATTTTGACAAG GTGGTAACACTCCGAGAGGAACAACACCAGCAACAGATCGCGTTCTCGGAACTGGAGATGCAGCTGGAGGAGCAGCAGCGGCTGGTGTATTGGCTGGAGGTAGCACTGGAGCGGCAGCGCCTGGAGATGGACCGCCAACTAACCCTGCAGCAGAAGGAGCACGAGCAGAACGTGCAGCTACTCCTTCAGCAGGGTCGAG ACCACCTTGGTGAGGGGTTAGCAGACAGCAAGAGGCAATATGAGGCTCGGATTCAAGCTCTGGAGAAGGAACTGGGCCGACACATGTGGATAAACCAGGAGCTGAAACAGAAGCTCAGTGGAGGAAACACTGTGGGCCAGAGCCGGG GTGGTGAGAGGAGAAGCCTCTGCTTGGAAAACCGACAAGGCCTTGGAAATGAAGAtgggctccacccagcagcttcTGAACCTCTCTGGCAGTCCTCCCTTCTGGAGGGAGCACCCCGGGCCTGGGATGAGGCCCGGGACTTGGTCCATGCCCCACTACCCCTAACATGGAAACGTTCAAGCCTGTGCAGTGAGCAGGGCTCCTCTGAGGAGCTGAGGGCCCGGGAAACAACTGAACCCCCAGTAGGGCGGGTGTTACCAGTGGGTGAAGCTGGCCTCTCCTGGAACTTTGGACCTTTGCCTAAGCCCAGGTGGGAACCCCGAAGAACCAGCCCAGGGATGATTGATGTCAGGAAAAACCCTTTGTAG